The DNA window GGGCGATGTGGTCGAGCAGACCGACCGGCTGCCCGATCCGGCCATGATCGAAGAATACCTGCCCCGCTTCACCGGTCAGGTGCAGCAGGTGCCGCCCCGCTTTTCCGCCATCAAGATTCAGGGCGAGCGCGCCTATGATCTCGCCCGCGACGGCGAGACGGTGGAGCTGCAGCCGCGCACGGTCGAGATCGACCGGCTCGCGCTGATCCACCACGCGGGCAACCGCTCGATCATCGAGGCCGATTGCGGCAAGGGCACCTATGTGCGCGCCATCGCGCGCGATCTCGGCCGTGCCCTGGGCTGCCTGGGCCATATCGCGGCGCTCCGGCGCACGCGCGTCGGTCCTTTCACCGAGGACGACGCCGTCACCGTGGACGACGTTGCGTCCGATCCGGCGGCCCTTCGGCCGGTGGAGATCGCCCTGAGCGAGATTCCCGCAATCCCCGTGAGCCGGGACATGGCCGGCCGCCTCATGCGCGGCCAGTCGATCATCCTGCGCGGCCGCGACGCGCCCCTGTCCGGCAAGGTCTACGCCACCTGCAACGGCGTCCTGATCGCGGTGGGCGACGTGGAACGGGGCGAGTTCGTCCCGCACCGGGTGTTCAACCTGGGCGGCTGAAACCCTTCGTCCCAGCGGCTGAGGGCGGAACTCTGGTCCGTCATCACCGGCCCTGTGCCGGTGATCCCGATCGTTCGAAGCGCCGCGCCTTTCCCGTATCGAGATGGCCGGGACAAGCCCGGCCATGCCATGGCAAACGTGTCACCGCGGGCGGCAGCAGCCCGGTATGAGCAGGTCTTCTCTTACCGATCCGCCTTCTGACCCTGAGCCGAGCGCGTCAGGAACTTCCGGGTGATCGGCTCGATCATGTCGTAGACGGCCTGGGCGGTCTTTTCCTCTTCGGCCAGGGTCTGCTGGAGGCCCGGGATGAACTTCTGGTTCCCGGAGGCCTCGGCCATGACGATCAGAGACTTGTAGGACGCGATCTCGAAATTCTCGAAGGCGTGGTTGGCGAAGGTGTTCTTCAAGACCTCGTCGGCCATCGGCATGTGGCCGGCGGCGGCCAGGTTGGCCATGAACTGGGTGGCCATGTCCTTCAGGATCGAGCGGTCGGCCCCGAAGGTGTGCAGCATCTCGTCGAGGCGGCGGATCTGACCTTCCGTCTCGGTGATGTGTCGGCGCAGCAGGTCGGACATCTCCGGATAGTTCTCGAACCGCTCGACCTGCCGCTCCATGAGTTGGATGGCCTGCTTCTCGAGGGCATGGGCGTTTTCCAGGCCTGTGATGAAGATGTTGCGGATGTCTTCCGAGGACGTGAGGTCGGCCATGCCGGTCGTACTGGCAGTCATGATGTCAGCTTCCTATATTGGGCGTGTCTGGGTCACCAACCGTGACCCGGGGCACTTGTTCCGCCAGGGACCGGCCCAAACGGCGCATCCTATTGCTCCGCTTGGGAAAAATGATTTTCCTGGTACTCGGGCGCATTTCGTGTATGGTGCGCCATCTTTTCGGTAGCTTCAGTCTCCGAAAGACGCGTCCGGGTTCGGACCGCGCTGGACGACATCCCGGCCCGGCCCTTCCGGACGAACCCGACCCGAGGCCCTGAAGGCCCAAGGTCTCCTGACATACCAACCTGAAAGGACTGACGATGTCGATTACGGCTGAGCGCAAGAACGCGCTTGTCAAGGAATTCGCCCAGAAGGCTGGCGATACCGGCTCCCCTGAGGTGCAGGTCGCCATTCTCACCGAGCGGATCAACAACCTGACCGGTCACTTCAAGAGCCACACGAAGGACAACCACTCCCGTCGTGGACTTTTGAAGATGGTCTCGGCACGCCGTTCGCTTCTCGACTATCTGAAGAAGAAGGACGAGAGCCGCTACCGCACGCTGATCGAGAAGCTCGGCATCCGCCGCTAAGCTTTTCTTGAAAACGTCCGTCCGGAGCCCGGCTCCGGACGGTTTCTCCAACACTGCGCGGCTTCACGGCCCGGTGTTTCTTAAGGAGGCGGCAGACACGATGACCATGGCAGGATCGCAAGGGGCTTGTGAGGCGGGCTACCCCGCCGGCGCGAGCTTCTCGCCGTCTTGCTCATGGCATCGAGCCCCCGCCCCGCTGTCATGAAAGACACGCCATGTTCGATACTCAACGCGAAGAACTGATCTGGGCCGGGCGCAAGCTCGTGCTCGAAACGGGCAAGATGGCCCGCCAGGCCGACGGCGCCGTCGTCGCCACCTACGGTGAAACCACCGTTCTCGCCACCGTCGTGTCGGCCAAGGAGCCGAAGCCAGGCTTCGATTTCTTCCCGCTCACGGTGAACTACCAGGAGCGCACCTATGCGGCCGGCCGCATCCCGGGCGGCTACTTCAAGCGCGAAGGCCGTCCGACCGAGAAGGAGACCCTGGTCTCCCGCCTCATCGACCGTCCGATCCGCCCCCTGTTCGTCGCAGGCTACAAGAACGACACCCAGGTCGTCGTGACCGTGCTCTCGCACGATCTCGAGAACGATCCCGACATCGTCGCCATGGTGGCGGCCTCCGCGGCCCTGACCCTGTCCGGCGTGCCCTTCATGGGCCCGGTCGGCGCGGCCCGCGTCGGCTATATCGGCGGCCAGTACAAGCTGAACCCGCCGGTCCAGGAGATGGAATCCTCCGCTCTCGACCTCGTGGTGGCCGGCACGTCCGAGGCCGTGCTCATGGTCGAGTCCGAGGCCAAGGAGTTGCCCGAAGACGTGATGCTCGGCGCCGTCATGTTCGGCCACAAGCACTTCCAGCCGGTCATCGAGGCAATCATCCGTCTCGCCGAGAAGGCCGCCAAGGAGCCGCGCGACTACCAGCCGGCGGACGTCTCCGACGTGGAGAAGGCCGTTCTGGAGATCGCCGAGGCCGACCTGCGCGAAGCCTACAAGATCACCAAGAAGCAGGACCGCTACGCGGCCGTCGACGCCGTCAAGGCGAAGGTGATGGAGGCGCTGGTCCCGGCCGATGGCGAAGCCAAGTTCGACCCCGAGAAGGTCAAGGCCGTCTTCAAGGAGGCCCAGGCCAAGGTCGTGCGCTGGAACATCCTCGACACCAGCACCCGCATCGACGGTCGCGACCTCAAGACGGTCCGCCCGATCCTGTCGGAAGTCGGCGTCCTGCCGCGCACCCACGGTTCGGCCGTGTTCACCCGCGGCGAGACCCAGGCGCTGGTCGTGACCACGCTGGGCACCGGCGAGGACGAGCAGTTCATCGACGAGCTGGAGGGCACCCGCAAGGAGACCTTCCTGCTGCACTACAACTTCCCGCCCTATTCCGTCGGTGAGACGGGCCGCATGGGCTCGCCCGGCCGCCGCGAAATCGGTCACGGCAAGCTCGCCTGGCGCGCCATCCACCCGATGCTGCCGCCGTCGCACGAGTTCCCCTACACGATCCGCGTCGTGTCGGAGATCACCGAGTCGAACGGCTCCTCGTCGATGGCGTCGGTCTGCGGCGGCTCCCTGTCGCTGATGGATGCGGGCGTTCCCCTGCGCCGTCCGGTGGCGGGCATCGCCATGGGCCTCATCCTCGAGGGTGAGCGCTTCGCGGTCCTGTCCGACATCCTCGGCGACGAGGATCACCTCGGCGACATGGACTTCAAGGTGGCCGGCACGGACCAGGGCATCACGTCGCTCCAGATGGACATCAAGATCGCCGGCATCACCGAGGAGATCATGCGCGTCGCGCTCGATCAGGCCAAGGACGGCCGCGCGCACATCCTGGCCGAGATGAACAAGGCCCTGACGGCGCCCCGCGCCGAGCTCGGCGAGCATGCCCCGCGCATCGAGACCATGCAGATCCCGGTCGACAAGATCCGCGAGGTCATCGGTTCGGGCGGCAAGGTCATCCGCGAGATCGTGGAGAAGACCGGCGCCAAAATCGACATTAACGACGACGGCCTCATCAAGATCGCGTCCGCCGACGGCAAGTCGATCAAGGCGGCCTACAACTGGATCCGCTCCATCGTGGCCGAGCCCGAGGTCAACGTGATCTATGACGGCACGGTCGTGAAGGTGATGGAGTTCGGCGCCTTCGTGAACTTCTTCGGGTCCCGCGACGGCCTCGTGCACATCTCGGAGCTCGCCAAGAACCGGGTCGGCAAGGTCACCGACGTGGTCAAGGAAGGCGACAAGGTGAAGGTGAAGTTCCTCGGCATGGACGAGCGCGGCAAGGTCCGTCTCTCCATGAAGGTGGTCAACCAGGAGACCGGCGAGGACATCACCGAGCAGCTCAAGGCCGAGCGCGATGCGGAACGCGCCCAGCGCGACCAGCAGAAGCAGGCCGGCGAGTAAGGCTTCGGTCCCCTCTTAGGACCAGAGAAGGCGCGGCGAATGCCGCGCCTTTTTCTTTGTCTGCAAGCGTTGTCTTACGTCAATGGAAGACAGATCTCCGTCCGCAGCTCGGTCGGCGCCGTATCGCGCGGACTATTGAGATAGTCCTCGAACACCGGCGCATCGGCGGCCTCTCGGCCGGACGACGGCAGCCATTGGCCATAAAGCCAGTCATACGCCGCGCGCATGTCTCCGTAGGGACCTTTGTATTTCAGCACCGCATAATCACCGCCCCGGATCCGACTCGCGAATAGGGGTGCGTCGACCGCCATCGGTTCATTCACGACAACGGCGGCCTGTGATCTCAATTCGGATTCGGGAACGCTCGTGGGATCGTCGAGATAGACGCCGACCATAGGCAGATTCGGGCGGATCAGGCCGCGTTGGGCGAGGGTCGTGAAGAGCAGGTCGAAGCTCTTGCCGATGGCCATATAGGAACCGCGATGCTCGACGGCGATCAGGGTCTTGGGCGCAACGGTCGTGATGCCGACATCGTACATGGCATGAACTCCTTGAGGCGTTTTTGCTTTGAAGACGGAATGGCTGCCGCCCTCGCGGTATTTCGCGGGCGGCAAGCCGAAGGCGGCACTGAAGGCACGGGTGAACGAGGCTTGGCTGTCGTAGCCGGCCCGCTCCGCCACATTCAGGATCGGCCTGTCGGAATGGGCGAGGTCGGCGGCTGCGCGCTGCAGTCTCAAGCGCCGGACAGTGGCGGCAACTGTTTCCCCGAAATGGGCGTGGTAGATCCGATGCCAGTGATAGGGCGAGAGACATGCAATACCGGCCAGCACATCGAGGCTGAGTTCCTCATCCAGATGATCGTGGATGTAGGCGGATACCCGCGTGAGGCGGCTGGCATAGCTTTCAAAAGTCGCTTGTTCCATCGTGTGGCATCCGCCTTCAAGGTCGTCGGTCCAACCTTAAGCGGAACGCCTTTGATAAATCCTGCTCTTCCGCATCATCGCCCCAAACCGTCCGCCCGCGGGATGATCCAGCTCCCCAGGGGAGCCGCCCGTCCCCTGATCTGGACGATCCGGCGGTCGCGGTCGGAGAGGTCGAGGCCGGCCCGGGAGGCGAGGTCCTCGGAGATGACCAGTTCCACGTCGAGTTCCTTGGCGAGGCCTTCCAGGCGGCTGGCGGCGTTGATGGTGTCGCCGACGGCCGTGAGGCTGGTGGCCTGGCCGTAGCCCATCTGCCCGACGATGGCCGGGCCGGCATGGAGCCCCATGGCGATCGTCAGGGGCTGCTCGAACTCGCTCGCATATTCCTCGTTGAGGTGCACGAGCGCGGCCTTGATCCGCAGCGCCGCGTCGAGGGCCTGCCGGGCCGCCTGCTGGGGCGAGGCCTTGAGGCCGAAGAGGGCGAGCACGCCGTCGCCGATGAACTTGTCGATATAGCCGCCCGCATCCTCCACCGCCTGGCCCACCGCCTCGAAATAGCGGTTGAGGATGAAGACCGTGTCGAAGGGCAGGCGCCGCTCGGCGAGGCTCGTGAAGCCGCGCAGGTCGCAGAACAGAACGGCGATCTCCTGCTCCTGCCCCTGGGCCCGGCCGCCGCGCACCAGCGCGGTCACGCCGTTGCGCCCGGTGGACAGGATCGGCACGACCGAGACGTCGTGGGTGGGCCGGAACTGGCAGGCGAGCCGCACGTTCGGACCCGCCTTGATGCGGGCGAGCGTGCCACGCTCCTGGGGCGTGGGCGGCGGCTGGCGCTGATGACCGTCGAGCACCCGCACCCGGCAGGTGGAGCAGCGCCCGCGCCCGCCGCAGACGGAGATGTGGGGAATACCGGCGCTGCGGCTTGCCTCCAGGACGCTGAAGCCGAGCGGCACGGTGGCCACCTGATCGTTCGGGTAGAACACGCGCACGCGCCGCGACCACAAGGGCACGCTGCGGATGAAGCGGGCGGCGAGCGTCGCCGCGATGAGCCCGCCGAAAGCCGCATAAAGAAGCGGGCCGGCCGCCGGCAGGATGTCGGACGAGGGGGGAACGGGCGTCCCGAACCGGCCGGGCGCGTCCGCGATCTCCCGCCCGGCCTCCGCGAAGCCGAGCAGCGCGAGGACCGGGACAAGGACGGCGCCCGTGTAGAGAAGCAGCGCCGAGCGCGGGAACCAGCTTTTCGGACGCAGCCAGAAATAGACCCCGAGGCACCCGTGCAGCCAGGCGATCAGGAGGGCGACGGACTGGCGGGCCCCGATCCCGGGATTGAGGACCCAGAGGTTGCGGACCACTTCGGGATAGCCGGAATCGTGCCCGGTCAGGGCCCATTCGATCCGGGTTCCGACCACGTGCCCGACCAGAAGGAACGGCAGGCTCACTCCCAGGATCAGCTGGGCGGCCTCGCGCCAGGGCATGCGCAGGGTCCGGCGCCGGTAGAGCGCCAGCAGCGCGAGCAGGAAATGCACCAGGATGGACCCGTAGAGGAGCACCGTGCCGGCCGGGTTGCGCCACAGGCGGTTGAACCAGGAGCGGCCGTCCTCCATGGCCTCGACTGACACCAACCCGAGGGCATGATTGGAGAAATGGGTGAGGAGAAAGGCCCCGAGCACGAGCCCCGTGAACAGACGGATCTCGCGGGTCCGGAGATGGATCTCGGAGCTCCCTGAATCGGGTGCCGGTTTGCCTCGAACACTGGTCATACGCGTCTTTCAGATCAGCCCGGCGGCGTCTCGTCTTCAGGCTTGCCTGCCGCCATGCAGTTGCACCAAGGTGCCGGTTGTCAAATCACGATCCCTGCACCGGCTCTCCGCACCATGTCCCACATCATCACCAGCGTTACAGAACTCGAAGCCCTCTATGGCGAGGTCAACAGGGGCTCGCTCCTGAAGGAGACGGACCGGGTCGTGCCCGAATACCGGGCCTTCATCGAGGCGGCGCCCTTCGTGGCCTTGGCCACCCGCGGCCCGGAGGGGCTCGACTGCTCCCCCCGCGGGGACGGACCGGGCTTCGTGCGGGTGCAGGACGACAAGACCCTGCTCCTGCCCGACCGGCGCGGCAACAACCGCATCGATTCGCTGAAGAACATC is part of the Microvirga terrae genome and encodes:
- the truB gene encoding tRNA pseudouridine(55) synthase TruB; its protein translation is MSEERPQRRPHGDRPKKRDVNGWIILDKGVGMTSTHAVAVVKRGLSAKKAGHAGTLDPLASGILPIALGEATKTVPFVMDGRKSYVFTVAWGAETTTDDTEGDVVEQTDRLPDPAMIEEYLPRFTGQVQQVPPRFSAIKIQGERAYDLARDGETVELQPRTVEIDRLALIHHAGNRSIIEADCGKGTYVRAIARDLGRALGCLGHIAALRRTRVGPFTEDDAVTVDDVASDPAALRPVEIALSEIPAIPVSRDMAGRLMRGQSIILRGRDAPLSGKVYATCNGVLIAVGDVERGEFVPHRVFNLGG
- a CDS encoding ferritin-like domain-containing protein; amino-acid sequence: MTASTTGMADLTSSEDIRNIFITGLENAHALEKQAIQLMERQVERFENYPEMSDLLRRHITETEGQIRRLDEMLHTFGADRSILKDMATQFMANLAAAGHMPMADEVLKNTFANHAFENFEIASYKSLIVMAEASGNQKFIPGLQQTLAEEEKTAQAVYDMIEPITRKFLTRSAQGQKADR
- the rpsO gene encoding 30S ribosomal protein S15 codes for the protein MSITAERKNALVKEFAQKAGDTGSPEVQVAILTERINNLTGHFKSHTKDNHSRRGLLKMVSARRSLLDYLKKKDESRYRTLIEKLGIRR
- the pnp gene encoding polyribonucleotide nucleotidyltransferase encodes the protein MFDTQREELIWAGRKLVLETGKMARQADGAVVATYGETTVLATVVSAKEPKPGFDFFPLTVNYQERTYAAGRIPGGYFKREGRPTEKETLVSRLIDRPIRPLFVAGYKNDTQVVVTVLSHDLENDPDIVAMVAASAALTLSGVPFMGPVGAARVGYIGGQYKLNPPVQEMESSALDLVVAGTSEAVLMVESEAKELPEDVMLGAVMFGHKHFQPVIEAIIRLAEKAAKEPRDYQPADVSDVEKAVLEIAEADLREAYKITKKQDRYAAVDAVKAKVMEALVPADGEAKFDPEKVKAVFKEAQAKVVRWNILDTSTRIDGRDLKTVRPILSEVGVLPRTHGSAVFTRGETQALVVTTLGTGEDEQFIDELEGTRKETFLLHYNFPPYSVGETGRMGSPGRREIGHGKLAWRAIHPMLPPSHEFPYTIRVVSEITESNGSSSMASVCGGSLSLMDAGVPLRRPVAGIAMGLILEGERFAVLSDILGDEDHLGDMDFKVAGTDQGITSLQMDIKIAGITEEIMRVALDQAKDGRAHILAEMNKALTAPRAELGEHAPRIETMQIPVDKIREVIGSGGKVIREIVEKTGAKIDINDDGLIKIASADGKSIKAAYNWIRSIVAEPEVNVIYDGTVVKVMEFGAFVNFFGSRDGLVHISELAKNRVGKVTDVVKEGDKVKVKFLGMDERGKVRLSMKVVNQETGEDITEQLKAERDAERAQRDQQKQAGE
- a CDS encoding AraC family transcriptional regulator, encoding MEQATFESYASRLTRVSAYIHDHLDEELSLDVLAGIACLSPYHWHRIYHAHFGETVAATVRRLRLQRAAADLAHSDRPILNVAERAGYDSQASFTRAFSAAFGLPPAKYREGGSHSVFKAKTPQGVHAMYDVGITTVAPKTLIAVEHRGSYMAIGKSFDLLFTTLAQRGLIRPNLPMVGVYLDDPTSVPESELRSQAAVVVNEPMAVDAPLFASRIRGGDYAVLKYKGPYGDMRAAYDWLYGQWLPSSGREAADAPVFEDYLNSPRDTAPTELRTEICLPLT
- a CDS encoding adenylate/guanylate cyclase domain-containing protein; translation: MTSVRGKPAPDSGSSEIHLRTREIRLFTGLVLGAFLLTHFSNHALGLVSVEAMEDGRSWFNRLWRNPAGTVLLYGSILVHFLLALLALYRRRTLRMPWREAAQLILGVSLPFLLVGHVVGTRIEWALTGHDSGYPEVVRNLWVLNPGIGARQSVALLIAWLHGCLGVYFWLRPKSWFPRSALLLYTGAVLVPVLALLGFAEAGREIADAPGRFGTPVPPSSDILPAAGPLLYAAFGGLIAATLAARFIRSVPLWSRRVRVFYPNDQVATVPLGFSVLEASRSAGIPHISVCGGRGRCSTCRVRVLDGHQRQPPPTPQERGTLARIKAGPNVRLACQFRPTHDVSVVPILSTGRNGVTALVRGGRAQGQEQEIAVLFCDLRGFTSLAERRLPFDTVFILNRYFEAVGQAVEDAGGYIDKFIGDGVLALFGLKASPQQAARQALDAALRIKAALVHLNEEYASEFEQPLTIAMGLHAGPAIVGQMGYGQATSLTAVGDTINAASRLEGLAKELDVELVISEDLASRAGLDLSDRDRRIVQIRGRAAPLGSWIIPRADGLGR